In Saccharomyces cerevisiae S288C chromosome VIII, complete sequence, a genomic segment contains:
- the SPO12 gene encoding Spo12p (Nucleolar hypothetical protein; positive regulator of mitotic exit; involved in regulating release of Cdc14p from the nucleolus in early anaphase, may play similar role in meiosis; SPO12 has a paralog, BNS1, that arose from the whole genome duplication), which produces MSNKASDQSARTASILKTDITRENTITRSSSSNNDNYHHHNNINNYNESAKTGEDANKENIPNLEEEIAAFRIFRKKSTSNLKSSHTTSNLVKKTMFKRDLLKQDPKRKLQLQQRFASPTDRLVSPCSLKLNEHKVKMFGKKKKVNPMKLNFKGNLAADSEDVEIDEDEEYFY; this is translated from the coding sequence ATGTCCAACAAGGCAAGTGACCAATCAGCACGCACGGCTTCCATCCTCAAGACTGATATTACCAGAGAAAACACAATCACCagaagcagcagcagcaacaacgACAACTACCATCACCACAATAACATCAATAATTACAATGAATCGGCGAAGACAGGAGAGGACGCCAATAAAGAGAATATACCTAATTTAGAGGAGGAGATTGCGGCCTTTCGAATTTttaggaaaaaaagcactTCAAACTTGAAGTCGTCACACACCACTAGCAatttggtaaaaaagaCAATGTTCAAAAGGGATCTTTTAAAACAGGATCCGAAGAGGAAACTCCAACTACAACAAAGATTTGCATCACCGACTGACAGGCTGGTATCACCATGCTCATTGAAATTGAATGAGCACAAAGTTAAGATGTTcggaaagaaaaagaaagtcaATCCTATGAAACTGAACTTTAAAGGCAACCTTGCTGCCGATTCAGAGGATGTAGAAatcgatgaagatgaggagTATTTCTACTAA
- the SPO16 gene encoding Spo16p (Meiosis-specific protein involved in synaptonemal complex assembly; implicated in regulation of crossover formation; required for sporulation), whose product MSEFFWDVQKIQEISNVEEHSVVKCVTVNTSRLISQLNEELQDEESGVNFIVTQLQLLINNVYEKIQKSPGVPAHRSLMINLNFTRLKFSIAYWDILLERSLDLINGPSKTGARYFITEVTPVDRSRYVENNQYFLAFKANQRLTRNSVDMDEFIDFEILIKQIIFDLFKKNGIPDQDFEAILSRFHNLESLVVAFNE is encoded by the coding sequence ATGTCTGAATTCTTTTGGGATGTACAAAAAATACAAGAGATTTCTAATGTCGAAGAACATTCTGTGGTTAAGTGTGTTACTGTGAATACGAGCAGGTTAATTTCGCAGCTTAACGAGGAGCTACAAGACGAAGAAAGTGGCGTCAATTTTATTGTTACACAGCTGCAATTACTGATAAATAATGTCTATGAGAAAATACAGAAAAGCCCTGGAGTTCCCGCACATCGTTCTCTGATgataaatttgaatttcacGCGCTTGAAATTCTCAATAGCTTATTGGGATATCTTATTGGAGAGGTCACTAGATCTAATAAATGGACCATCGAAAACGGGTGCCCGCTACTTTATTACAGAGGTTACACCAGTAGACAGAAGTCGATATGTTGAAAACaatcaatattttctaGCTTTTAAAGCTAACCAGCGTTTGACACGGAACAGCGTGGATATGGACGagtttattgattttgaaattctaATCAAGCAAATAATTTTCGAcctcttcaaaaaaaacgGAATTCCAGATCAAGATTTTGAAGCCATTTTATCAAGGTTTCATAATTTGGAAAGCTTGGTGGTTGCTTTtaatgaataa
- the RTT107 gene encoding Rtt107p (BRCA1 C-terminal domain protein needed for recovery from DNA damage; implicated in Mms22-dependent DNA repair during S phase; involved in recruiting SMC5/6 complex to double-strand breaks; DNA damage induces phosphorylation by Mec1p at one or more SQ/TQ motifs; interacts with Mms22p and Slx4p; has four BRCT domains; has a role in regulation of Ty1 transposition; relative distribution to nuclear foci increases upon DNA replication stress): MSTSLLFEQLNFLILVAAEAELPIAHSTRKLLMDNSCNNCQIYELYNENLKDVKTDKDWFMNKFGPQTVHFVISNTINFPFYKIVYFDLLIPVVSHTWVQDSVKTKRHLRTNMYSPNPFHLLRDCQVYISKSSFNKCEYILYSDLLHLLGGTLVNYISNRTTHVIVQSPQDPIIATVSKLTFGSFSSSSTNKHTEKPLREWKFVYPIWILYHFKMAKPLKGELATLCELDMQDTSEEQLFAKWEEVIGDKQTSSSQLTLHPNKTLFKNHHFAISPDLNFFTPLYWFLKGFIEDLDGKVTPLSFSDDLKSVYQAFPDIDCYIGHSANSPILEKTKSIKPEIHVGNVSWLFYMFALQKFTPVSQCKLIHQPFHAKLFTSKELTVAYTNYFGSQRFYIQRLVEILGGLSTPELTRKNTHLITKSTIGKKFKVAKKWSLDPQNAIIVTNHMWLEQCYMNNSKLNPKDSRFQNFKLDDNMGWNIGQIGMDHSSLPTPKNLSMVTYDTQSISEKPPPTNDQMDQINDNTNVLSKKDGTPISSFENSIDEKIDKLQKISGEVAVTHSGDLERSFVSRPSRASFPVVDSKKSNLQKKDSNSDISMETEVFCEGHEKREEKEFTKPITEYDAPKKQEIREQSRKKNDIDYKKEEEETELQVQLGQRTKREIKTSKKNEKEKETNECHIEVDQMTNEKQGEESTGKLISTEDVTSKKDTDKFSHLFEGLSDNDDHINDEKPAVNSKYTTPKTSQNITSGVDTPTTAQTQVFMPSSGNSRLAKTQAAKRLHTDIESLNEFQKNFKRKRIDSEEISLSQDVERSNNNKELATKAEKILARFNELPNYDLKAVCTGCFHDGFNEVDIEILNQLGIKIFDNIKETDKLNCIFAPKILRTEKFLKSLSFEPLKFALKPEFIIDLLKQIHSKKDKLSQININLFDYEINGINESIISKTKLPTKVFERANIRCINLVNDIPGGVDTIGSVLKAHGIEKINVLRSKKCTFEDIIPNDVSKQENGGIFKYVLIVTKASQVKKFTKLINDRDKNETILIVEWNWCVESIFHLNVDFTSKKNVLYQKKNN, translated from the coding sequence ATGAGCACATCACTTCTGTTTGAGCAgctaaattttttaattttagtGGCAGCAGAGGCTGAGCTTCCCATCGCTCACTCTACTAGAAAGCTTTTGATGGATAATTCATGCAATAACTGTCAAATATACGAGCTTTATAAcgaaaatttgaaagatgtCAAGACGGATAAAGATTGGTTCATGAACAAATTCGGCCCGCAAACAGTACATTTTGTCATTAGTAATACAATCaactttcctttttataAGATAGTTTATTTCGATCTTTTGATCCCGGTGGTATCACACACTTGGGTCCAGGATTCGGTCAAGACGAAGAGACATTTGAGGACAAATATGTATTCACCTAACCCATTTCATTTGCTCCGAGACTGTCAAGTATATATTTCCAAAAGCTCGTTTAATAAGTGTGAATACATATTATACTCTGATTTGCTTCATTTATTAGGAGGCACTTTAGTCAATTACATCTCAAATAGAACGACGCATGTGATTGTTCAAAGTCCCCAGGACCCGATCATAGCAACGGTCAGTAAATTGACATTTGGctctttttcctcttcatcgACCAACAAGCACACCGAAAAGCCTTTGAGAGAGTGGAAATTTGTCTATCCAATATGGATATTATATCATTTCAAAATGGCGAAGCCCTTGAAGGGCGAGCTTGCTACTTTGTGTGAGCTTGATATGCAGGACACCAGTGAGGAACAGTTATTCGCAAAATGGGAAGAGGTTATTGGCGATAAGCAGACATCATCATCGCAGCTTACTCTTCATCCAAACAAaactttattcaaaaatcaCCACTTTGCTATCTCACCAGatttaaactttttcacACCTTTGTATTGGTTTTTGAAAGGATTTATCGAGGATTTGGACGGCAAAGTAACTCCGTTGAGTTTTTCTGACGATCTGAAGTCTGTTTACCAAGCTTTTCCTGATATTGACTGTTATATCGGCCACTCTGCTAACTCACCGATACTAGAAAAAACCAAAAGCATTAAACCGGAAATTCATGTTGGGAACGTAAGTTGGttgttttatatgtttgcGCTGCAAAAATTTACACCTGTATCGCAATGTAAACTTATTCACCAACCATTTCATGCGAAATTATTTACTTCTAAGGAATTAACAGTCGCGTACACTAATTATTTCGGCTCCCAAAGGTTTTATATTCAGAGGTTAGTAGAAATATTAGGAGGACTTAGCACACCTGAACtaacaagaaaaaacacACACTTGATCACGAAGAGTACAATTggcaaaaaattcaaagtcGCAAAAAAATGGTCACTGGACCCGCAAAATGCCATTATTGTGACAAATCATATGTGGTTAGAGCAATGTTATATGAATAATTCCAAGTTAAACCCCAAAGACAGtagatttcaaaattttaaattGGATGATAACATGGGATGGAATATCGGCCAAATAGGAATGGATCATTCATCTCTCCCAACTCCAAAAAACCTATCGATGGTGACTTACGACACGCAATCCATATCAGAGAAGCCGCCTCCCACAAATGATCAAATGGATCAAATTAACGATAACACCAATGTattatcaaagaaagatgGTACGCCCATTAGTAGTTTTGAGAACTcaattgatgaaaagattgacaaattacaaaaaatatcagGAGAGGTGGCTGTAACCCATTCTGGAGATTTAGAACGGAGTTTTGTTTCCAGACCTTCAAGGGCAAGTTTTCCAGTAGTTGACAGTAAAAAATCTaatttacaaaagaaagactCAAACTCAGATATTAGTATGGAAACAGAGGTTTTCTGTGAAGGAcatgaaaaaagagaagaaaaggagtTTACGAAACCTATTACGGAGTATGATGCACCTaagaaacaagaaataaGGGAACAGTCACGCAAGAAGAATGACATAGattataaaaaagaagaggaagaaacGGAGCTGCAAGTTCAGCTAGGACAACGAACTAAACGAGAGATCAAAACttcgaagaaaaatgaaaaggagaaagaaACCAATGAATGTCACATTGAAGTAGATCAAATGACGAATGAAAAGCAAGGGGAGGAAAGTACAGGAAAACTGATTTCTACGGAAGACGTCACTTCTAAAAAAGATACAGATAAATTCTCGCATTTGTTTGAAGGATTATCTGATAATGATGATCACATTAATGACGAAAAACCGGCAGTTAATTCCAAATATACCACACCCAAGACGTCTCAAAATATTACGAGTGGCGTTGATACTCCAACCACCGCGCAAACGCAAGTTTTTATGCCATCAAGTGGCAATTCAAGGTTAGCAAAGACACAAGCTGCGAAGAGATTGCATACAGATATTGAATCATTAAATGAATTTCagaaaaactttaaaaGGAAGAGAATTGATAGCGAGGAGATTTCATTGTCCCAAGATGTTGAAAGGtcaaataataacaaaGAACTGGCTACTAAAGCGGAAAAGATATTAGCTAGATTTAATGAACTACCAAATTATGACCTAAAAGCGGTTTGCACCGGTTGTTTCCATGATGGATTTAATGAGGTTGACATCGAAATATTGAACCAACTAGgtataaaaatttttgacaatATTAAAGAAACGGATAAATTGAATTGTATTTTTGCTCCAAAGATTTTGAGAACCgagaaatttttaaaaagctTAAGTTTTGAACCGTTAAAATTCGCATTGAAACCTGAATTTATTATTGATTTACTGAAACAAATTCATtctaaaaaagataaactttctcaaataaatataaacttGTTTGATTATGAGATAAATGGAATTAATGAGAGtataatatcaaaaacCAAACTACCTACTAAGGTGTTCGAAAGAGCGAATATTAGATGCATTAACTTAGTCAATGATATACCGGGTGGTGTAGATACAATAGGCTCTGTTCTAAAGGCACATGGTATCGAAAAAATCAACGTTTTACGTAGTAAGAAATGCACATTTGAAGACATAATCCCAAATGACGTTTCTAAGCAGGAAAACGGAGGCATTTTTAAATACGTACTTATCGTCACCAAAGCTTCACAggttaaaaaatttaccaaACTGATTAATGATCGTGATAAAAACGAAACAATTTTGATTGTTGAATGGAATTGGTGTGTTgaatcaatttttcatctcAATGTTGATTTtacatcaaagaaaaatgttttgtatcaaaagaaaaataactaA
- the LAM1 gene encoding Lam1p (Putative sterol transfer protein; localizes to puncta in the cortical ER; probable role in retrograde transport of sterols from the plasma membrane to the ER; one of six StART-like domain-containing proteins in yeast that may be involved in sterol transfer between intracellular membranes; conserved across eukaryotes; contains GRAM, StART-like (VASt) and two PH-like domains) → MHEHKAELRLITVALNEASTDSPSFRASVNYFHTRMESLSSWMHSTVDYVENTYKPSFQDFQRIKETLFSQLLPSPILLSNGFVSNQPYTPLLVRDFTRDVSDLSNTVMKIILGDENSQYTAALSALSSDAINPYFNKRKTFEYYQRKYDSFLTDFLAATNDGNTLIPQNLQNETFKLVDIKHKYIEASLDLTEAISLMKVNLDKFLIETIDIVRKNNVITTKDTKDVIDITPELTETLKDWTDWIESNLQTLQALSSKLSEAKYAILKLSLARMKPSRLIQDYDLKSIQNLKFNLPKSISNGNNSEEKGLSGWLYMKTTVGHDPKRVVWVRRWCFLQNNVFGVFSLSPSKTYVEETDKFGILWITVEYLPKEPRNFCFKLRIQNPNCKTEEENTYIDIILQAESIDELKSWINTLTSHKRIALSIKEENDPRYQLARKKIEPQFFEFASSSSTSTDKLLTSFSSKTLTLVEELKKNYMSEDDIYSIIDNKAYHLRVISTPIATQLTHLALFSTFLSVSNYYPCATQANTWGTANWNDLSYLVNPLKGSSVHKPATVSNSSRFSVSYPDYYPYSLKVDDIQFRSIFFSVNHDFLQVPKELVLLRYSSVWCPNNKQKFASMAFVTLNHIYVYLNISGFSYLRRIDLLDIDSIEYDKSPKHVSSRMLHMQRGDGLRFNMSVFFTDRRAVASKLQFLIENKAMHIPKGEKEVLEIFQELDEEIENEKKIIKDNLSESEHYSKDYDYLLKSTYDHHFENTNETPMELMSRKLRLEREAWCYFQDNFKVGSKTLFHVLFGDKSQVFPSSLFLCKKGSNLNNNSYWERIRRAKEDASCQFELCRKLQFQLNRTSNFIKDLLWLKDDNDNFKLVLQQRVTKIKQGYYFEVEEGPIIVKFPLCHPLLLRVRFIIAECITSQGESLKKCDLAILYDFNYVESIDKLNTKVEKLWLFERIHLNWALRYCKLEHSEINRKTREYLKKFNDREKMSDVIKLCGFLGVLPKERIENDEKAGDFMQPVYINYDFLSLSKIFTKLTVFYLSSVIIKTMKVLLAMVMVIFKCFSKVNKTLYYCLLISAVTNLFFVGKSIHSYFSVKSAETLFQNYANGDQRGLQIMHRSLTVPDLNLLTRKMMDNDQENPVFKRFDEDKNAYQYKGTRQEIAIKRNQVLTELKILQNTEKELVQGSYRKFIITERDKCITTQNEIFDLWINDTKLQDYCMACFAEYNRLSAIPV, encoded by the coding sequence ATGCATGAACACAAAGCGGAGCTACGGCTAATAACCGTTGCACTTAACGAAGCATCCACCGATTCCCCCTCTTTTAGAGCTTCTGTCAATTATTTCCATACCAGAATGGAATCTCTGAGTAGTTGGATGCACAGTACTGTGGATTATGTAGAAAATACGTACAAGCCTTCGTTCCAAGACTTCCAAAGAATAAAGGAAACACTATTTTCACAGCTGCTCCCTTCTCCTATATTACTCTCCAATGGATTTGTCAGTAACCAGCCATATACTCCCTTGCTTGTAAGAGACTTTACTAGAGATGTCAGTGACCTTTCAAATACGGTTATGAAAATAATTTTAGGTGATGAAAACTCACAATACACTGCGGCATTGTCTGCTTTGAGCTCTGATGCTATTAACCCTTACTTcaacaagagaaaaacttttgaataCTACCAAAGGAAGTATGATTCGTTTTTAACTGACTTTTTAGCGGCCACTAATGATGGCAATACTTTAATTCCACAAAATCTGCAAAATGAAACATTCAAATTAGTCGATATTAAACACAAATATATAGAAGCTTCCTTGGATTTGACTGAGGCTATTTCGTTAATGAAAGTTAATTTGGATAAATTCCTGATAGAGACAATAGACATTGTGCGCAAAAATAACGTTATTACTACCAAGGACACCAAGGACGTTATCGACATTACTCCCGAACTTACGGAAACATTAAAGGATTGGACCGATTGGATAGAAAGTAACCTTCAGACTTTACAAGCATTGTCATCCAAGCTATCTGAAGCTAAGTATGCCATTCTGAAGCTCAGCTTGGCAAGAATGAAGCCATCTCGCCTGATACAAGACTatgatttgaaaagcatacaaaatttgaagtttAACCTTCCAAAATCGATAAGTAACGGAAATAATTCTGAGGAAAAAGGGCTATCGGGTTGGTTGTACATGAAAACTACAGTTGGTCATGATCCGAAAAGAGTTGTGTGGGTAAGAAGATGGTGCTTTCTACAGAACAATGTTTTTGGAGTTTTTTCACTGTCGCCTAGCAAAACTTATGTCGAAGAAACCGATAAATTCGGTATATTATGGATAACTGTAGAATATCTGCCCAAAGAACCtagaaatttttgtttcaaattgAGGATTCAAAATCCAAATTgcaaaacagaagaagaaaatacatACATAGATATCATCCTGCAAGCTGAAAGTATTGACGAGTTAAAATCGTGGATAAACACCTTAACTTCTCACAAAAGAATCGCATTGTCGATAAAGGAGGAAAACGATCCTCGTTATCAATTGgcgagaaaaaaaattgaaccTCAATTTTTCGAGTTTGCTTCAAGTAGCTCAACGTCAACAGATAAATTATTAACTTCATTTTCCAGTAAAACTTTGACATTGGTAGAagagctaaaaaaaaattatatgtCAGAGGATGATATATACTCTATCATTGATAATAAGGCATACCATCTGAGAGTAATTTCTACACCGATAGCCACGCAGTTGACTCATTTGGCTTTATTCTCTACATTTCTATCTGTATCAAATTATTATCCGTGTGCTACCCAGGCAAACACCTGGGGTACGGCAAATTGGAATGATTTGTCCTATTTAGTCAATCCACTCAAAGGAAGTTCAGTACACAAGCCAGCCACAGTATCGAATTCTTCCAGGTTTTCCGTTAGCTACCCCGACTATTATCCATACAGCCTGAAAGTCGATGATATACAATTTAgatcaattttcttttcagtgAATCATGATTTTTTACAAGTCCCAAAAGAACTTGTTCTTTTAAGATATTCATCGGTGTGGTGCCCGaacaataaacaaaaatttgcaTCTATGGCTTTTGTTACCCTTAACCACATTTATGTCtatttaaatatttcagGCTTTTCATATTTGAGAAGAATAGATTTACTAGATATCGACTCAATCGAATATGATAAAAGCCCAAAACATGTTTCTTCAAGAATGCTGCACATGCAAAGAGGCGATGGACTCAGGTTTAATATGTCCGTCTTTTTTACAGATCGAAGAGCAGTTGCCTCAAAGTTACAATTTCTGATAGAAAATAAGGCAATGCATATCCCAAAGGGCGAAAAAGAggttttagaaattttCCAGGAATTAGACGAAGAGATTGagaacgaaaaaaaaatcatcaaagATAATTTGTCAGAATCAGAACATTATTCAAAAGATTATGATTATCTATTGAAGAGCACGTATGACCATCATTTTGAGAATACTAACGAAACGCCTATGGAATTAATGAGCAGGAAACTCCGTTTAGAAAGGGAAGCCTGGTGCTACTTTCAAGACAATTTTAAAGTCGGAAGCAAGACGCTATTCCACGTTCTTTTTGGAGACAAATCTCAAGTTTTTCCAAGTTCACTATTTCTTTGTAAGAAGGGCAGTAACTTGAATAACAATTCATACTGGGAGCGCATTAGGCGCGCGAAAGAAGATGCAAGTTGTCAATTTGAACTTTGCCGTAAGTTACAGTTTCAACTGAATCGAACTTCtaattttatcaaagatCTATTATGGTTGAAGGATGACAATGACAACTTCAAATTAGTTCTTCAGCAGCGTGtgacaaaaataaaacaaggTTATTATTTTGAGGTGGAAGAAGGTCCCATTATTGTGAAATTTCCGCTATGCCATCCCTTACTCCTTCGTGTGAGGTTCATAATTGCAGAATGTATCACCTCTCAAGGAGAGTCCCTCAAAAAATGTGACCTGGCAATACTATATGACTTCAACTATGTTGAATCTATTGATAAGTTGAATACCAAAGTTGAAAAACTATGgctttttgaaagaatacACCTCAACTGGGCATTGAGATATTGTAAACTTGAACATTCTGAAATTAACAGAAAGACGAGGGaatatctaaaaaaattcaacgatagagaaaaaatgagTGATGTTATTAAATTGTGTGGATTCCTTGGTGTTTTACCAAAGGAAAGAATAGAAAACGATGAAAAGGCCGGCGATTTCATGCAACCTGTATATATCAATTATGATTTTCTGtctctttcaaaaatttttacaaaattgACCGTGTTTTATTTAAGCAGTGTCATCATTAAGACCATGAAAGTTTTACTGGCAATGGTAATGGTTATCTTCAaatgtttttcaaaagttaaCAAAACTTTATACTATTGTCTTTTGATATCTGCGGTAACCAATTTGTTCTTTGTTGGTAAATCTATTCATTCATATTTCTCCGTAAAGTCAGCCGAAACCCTATTTCAGAACTATGCCAATGGTGATCAGCGAGGACTTCAAATCATGCATCGGTCTTTGACAGTGCCTGATTTGAACCTActtacaagaaaaatgatggATAATGACCAGGAAAATCCAGTATTCAAGAGATTTGACGAAGACAAAAATGCATACCAGTACAAAGGAACAAGGCAAGAAATTGCAATTAAACGAAACCAAGTGCTGACGGAATTAAAAATTCTACAAAATACGGAAAAGGAACTCGTACAGGGAAGTTACAGAAAATTCATAATAACAGAAAGAGACAAATGCATCACCACTCAGAATGAAATCTTTGATTTATGGATAAACGATACCAAACTACAAGATTATTGTATGGCATGTTTTGCAGAGTACAACAGATTATCTGCCATTCCAGTCTGA